The following are from one region of the Ictalurus furcatus strain D&B chromosome 11, Billie_1.0, whole genome shotgun sequence genome:
- the cnga3a gene encoding cyclic nucleotide-gated channel cone photoreceptor subunit alpha isoform X7 yields the protein MEKICTERSYPSHHRLSVRTSDDELDRLDNGAGSLRTHSICDDAVSDMNTVMSSQLQESRRSSFTGAGAMARKNLWVMDPATDTYYRWLLIIAVPVFYNLMMLVTRSCFNELQDSYTTVWVILDLSSDVIYYLDTFVRSRTGFLEQGLLVRDTKKLMENYRKTAQFKYDVFSMLPTDIFMIKVGYNNPELRFNRLFKMARLFEFFDRTETRTNYPNIFRISNLVLYILIIIHWNACIFFAISKTIGFGTDTWVYPNISHPEFGRLARKYIYCLYWSTLTLTTIGETPPPVRDIEYLFVVTDFLIGVLIFATIVGNVGAMISNMNASRAEFQAKIDSIKQYMQFRKVTKDLEARVIKWFDYLWTEKKTCDEKEVLKNLPDKLKAEIAINVHLDTLKKVRIFQDCEAGLLIELVLKLQPQVFSPGDYICKKGDIGREMYIIKEGKLAVVADDGITQFVVLSDGAYFGEISILGIKGSKAGNRRTANIRSVGYSDLFALSKDDLMEALTEYPEAKKALEEKGRAILRKDNLLDEVAANAGADPKDLEEKVLRLESNLDIMTTKFARLLAEYTSYQCRIKQRITNMENKVKKLREEDLSEVVADKKEEEKKTK from the exons ATGGAGAAGATCTGCACCGAGCGCTCGTACCCGTCTCATCACCGGCTCTCGGTCCGGACCTCGGACGATGAACTGGACCGACTCGATAACGGCGCCGGCAG TCTCAGGACGCACTCGATATGCGACGACGCCGTCTCTGACATGAACACGGTAATGTCCAGTCAGCTCCAGGAGTCTCGCAGGAGCTCGTTCACTGGGGCAGGGGCCATggccag GAAGAACTTGTGGGTCATGGATCCAGCCACGGACACATACTATCGATGGCTGCTGATAATAGCAGTGCCGGTGTTTTACAACCTGATGATGCTCGTAACGAG ATCGTGTTTTAACGAGCTTcaggactcgtacacgactgtGTGGGTGATACTGGACCTCTCATCAGATGTGATCTACTACCTGGACACATTTGTGAGATCAAGAACAg GTTTCCTAGAACAAGGACTTCTGGTGAGAGACACCAAGAAGCTGATGGAGAACTACAGAAAAACGGCACAGTTTAAATACGATGTTTTCTCTATGCTCCCGACGGATATATTCATGATCAAGGTGGGATACAACAACCCCGAACTACGCTTCAACCGCCTGTTCAAAATGGCGCGTCTCTTTGAGTTCTTCGATCGGACTGAGACCAGAACTAACTATCCCAACATCTTCCGTATCAGCAATCTCGTACTTTACATCCTGATCATCATCCACTGGAATGCCTGCATTTTTTTCGCCATTTCCAAAACCATCGGCTTCGGGACGGACACGTGGGTGTATCCGAACATCAGCCATCCGGAATTTGGGCGCCTGGCGAGGAAATATATCTACTGCCTGTACTGGTCCACGCTCACGCTCACCACCATCGGAGAAACCCCACCTCCAGTCAGAGACATCGAATATTTGTTTGTGGTCACCGACTTCCTCATCGGAGTACTGATCTTCGCTACTATCGTCGGTAACGTGGGCGCGATGATCTCCAACATGAACGCGTCGCGCGCCGAGTTCCAGGCCAAGATCGACTCCATCAAGCAGTACATGCAGTTCCGAAAGGTCACCAAAGATCTAGAAGCGAGAGTCATCAAGTGGTTCGATTACCTCTGGACGGAGAAGAAAACCTGTGATGAGAAGGAGGTGCTGAAGAACCTTCCAGACAAGCTTAAAGCGGAGATCGCCATTAATGTCCATCTGGACACACTGAAGAAGGTGCGGATCTTCCAGGATTGTGAAGCCGGACTGCTTATCGAACTGGTCCTAAAACTTCAGCCTCAAGTCTTCAGCCCTGGAGATTACATCTGCAAGAAGGGCGATATCGGACGAGAGATGTACATCATCAAAGAAGGGAAGCTCGCCGTGGTGGCAGACGACGGCATCACGCAGTTCGTTGTGCTCAGCGATGGCGCGTACTTCGGAGAAATCAGCATCCTCGGGATCAAAGGCAGCAAAGCCGGGAACAGGAGAACCGCCAACATCCGCAGCGTGGGCTACTCCGACCTCTTCGCTCTCTCCAAAGACGACCTAATGGAGGCACTGACCGAGTACCCCGAAGCCAAAAAGGCACTGGAGGAGAAGGGGAGGGCTATCCTGAGGAAGGATAACCTCCTGGACGAGGTGGCGGCCAACGCCGGGGCCGACCCCAAAGATCTGGAGGAGAAGGTCTTACGATTAGAGAGCAACCTCGACATAATGACCACCAAGTTCGCCAGGCTGCTAGCGGAATACACGTCCTACCAGTGCAGGATCAAGCAGAGGATCACCAACATGGAGAACAAAGTGAAGAAGCTGAGGGAGGAAGATCTCTCTGAGGTGGTCGCCGataaaaaggaggaggagaagaaaaccAAATAG
- the cnga3a gene encoding cyclic nucleotide-gated channel cone photoreceptor subunit alpha isoform X6 → MLRNWASRRLQPEVERPDSFMERFRGPELKDLSSRGSNARSSLGHPELPHKRNRWPLALYNTNNSNNTDDKKEETKKDEKKDGEKKEEKKDEKKDDKKDKKDDKKTEEPQKNLWVMDPATDTYYRWLLIIAVPVFYNLMMLVTRSCFNELQDSYTTVWVILDLSSDVIYYLDTFVRSRTGFLEQGLLVRDTKKLMENYRKTAQFKYDVFSMLPTDIFMIKVGYNNPELRFNRLFKMARLFEFFDRTETRTNYPNIFRISNLVLYILIIIHWNACIFFAISKTIGFGTDTWVYPNISHPEFGRLARKYIYCLYWSTLTLTTIGETPPPVRDIEYLFVVTDFLIGVLIFATIVGNVGAMISNMNASRAEFQAKIDSIKQYMQFRKVTKDLEARVIKWFDYLWTEKKTCDEKEVLKNLPDKLKAEIAINVHLDTLKKVRIFQDCEAGLLIELVLKLQPQVFSPGDYICKKGDIGREMYIIKEGKLAVVADDGITQFVVLSDGAYFGEISILGIKGSKAGNRRTANIRSVGYSDLFALSKDDLMEALTEYPEAKKALEEKGRAILRKDNLLDEVAANAGADPKDLEEKVLRLESNLDIMTTKFARLLAEYTSYQCRIKQRITNMENKVKKLREEDLSEVVADKKEEEKKTK, encoded by the exons ATGCTGAGGAACTGGGCGTCCCGCAGGCTGCAGCCCGAGGTCGAGCGGCCCGACTCCTTCATGGAGCGATTCCGGGGTCCCGAGCTCAAAGACCTCTCCAGCCGCGGCAGCAACGCCCGCTCCTCCCTAGGCCACCCTGAGCTGCCTCACAAGAGGAA TCGCTGGCCACTCGCACTTTACAATACGAACAACTCCAACAACACAGACGA CAAAAAAGaggaaacaaagaaagatgagaaaaaagatggggagaagaaggaagagaaaaaagatgaaaagaaagacgATAAGAAGGATAAGAAAGATGATAAAAAGACAGAAGAGCCTCA GAAGAACTTGTGGGTCATGGATCCAGCCACGGACACATACTATCGATGGCTGCTGATAATAGCAGTGCCGGTGTTTTACAACCTGATGATGCTCGTAACGAG ATCGTGTTTTAACGAGCTTcaggactcgtacacgactgtGTGGGTGATACTGGACCTCTCATCAGATGTGATCTACTACCTGGACACATTTGTGAGATCAAGAACAg GTTTCCTAGAACAAGGACTTCTGGTGAGAGACACCAAGAAGCTGATGGAGAACTACAGAAAAACGGCACAGTTTAAATACGATGTTTTCTCTATGCTCCCGACGGATATATTCATGATCAAGGTGGGATACAACAACCCCGAACTACGCTTCAACCGCCTGTTCAAAATGGCGCGTCTCTTTGAGTTCTTCGATCGGACTGAGACCAGAACTAACTATCCCAACATCTTCCGTATCAGCAATCTCGTACTTTACATCCTGATCATCATCCACTGGAATGCCTGCATTTTTTTCGCCATTTCCAAAACCATCGGCTTCGGGACGGACACGTGGGTGTATCCGAACATCAGCCATCCGGAATTTGGGCGCCTGGCGAGGAAATATATCTACTGCCTGTACTGGTCCACGCTCACGCTCACCACCATCGGAGAAACCCCACCTCCAGTCAGAGACATCGAATATTTGTTTGTGGTCACCGACTTCCTCATCGGAGTACTGATCTTCGCTACTATCGTCGGTAACGTGGGCGCGATGATCTCCAACATGAACGCGTCGCGCGCCGAGTTCCAGGCCAAGATCGACTCCATCAAGCAGTACATGCAGTTCCGAAAGGTCACCAAAGATCTAGAAGCGAGAGTCATCAAGTGGTTCGATTACCTCTGGACGGAGAAGAAAACCTGTGATGAGAAGGAGGTGCTGAAGAACCTTCCAGACAAGCTTAAAGCGGAGATCGCCATTAATGTCCATCTGGACACACTGAAGAAGGTGCGGATCTTCCAGGATTGTGAAGCCGGACTGCTTATCGAACTGGTCCTAAAACTTCAGCCTCAAGTCTTCAGCCCTGGAGATTACATCTGCAAGAAGGGCGATATCGGACGAGAGATGTACATCATCAAAGAAGGGAAGCTCGCCGTGGTGGCAGACGACGGCATCACGCAGTTCGTTGTGCTCAGCGATGGCGCGTACTTCGGAGAAATCAGCATCCTCGGGATCAAAGGCAGCAAAGCCGGGAACAGGAGAACCGCCAACATCCGCAGCGTGGGCTACTCCGACCTCTTCGCTCTCTCCAAAGACGACCTAATGGAGGCACTGACCGAGTACCCCGAAGCCAAAAAGGCACTGGAGGAGAAGGGGAGGGCTATCCTGAGGAAGGATAACCTCCTGGACGAGGTGGCGGCCAACGCCGGGGCCGACCCCAAAGATCTGGAGGAGAAGGTCTTACGATTAGAGAGCAACCTCGACATAATGACCACCAAGTTCGCCAGGCTGCTAGCGGAATACACGTCCTACCAGTGCAGGATCAAGCAGAGGATCACCAACATGGAGAACAAAGTGAAGAAGCTGAGGGAGGAAGATCTCTCTGAGGTGGTCGCCGataaaaaggaggaggagaagaaaaccAAATAG